From Topomyia yanbarensis strain Yona2022 chromosome 1, ASM3024719v1, whole genome shotgun sequence, one genomic window encodes:
- the LOC131688557 gene encoding uncharacterized protein LOC131688557 — MITENNLSIRFPEWEGVQLLLGPLWNACDLKFSRNALPTLIHRAADIMRQTMAGKFYQTPICLKVDAATRHSKSIFGINLTFTDDDGIVQIMHLAAHEMPERQTQENLQRVIMDEIKVFGIEYSQIVAITSDNGQNILAAVRYMKLLGDTLEGSLGSILRKEYSLVANSCDSEIFFL; from the exons ATGATAACAGAGAACAACCTCTCGATTCGATTCCCGGAATGGGAAGGTGTTCAGTTGCTATTGGGTCCTTTGTGGAATGCATgcgatttaaaattttcaaggaACGCACTTCCAACCCTCATTCACCGTGCTGCTGACATTATGCGGCAAACAATGGCCGGTAAGTTTTACCAAACGCCAATTTGCCTTAAAGTAGATGCAGCAACCCGGCATTCGAAGTCGATTTTTGGCATAAACTTGACTTTTACGGATGACGACGGCATTGTACAGATAATGCATTTAG CTGCTCACGAAATGCCTGAAAGACAGACGCAAGAGAATCTACAACGAGTAATTATGGATGAGATCAAGGTTTTTGGGATTGAATATTCGCAAATTGTGGCTATCACCAGCGACAATGGTCAAAATATATTGGCCGCAGTTCGATACATGAAACTGTTGGGAGATACCCTAGAGGGCTCCCTCGGTAGCATTCTTCGCAAAGAATATTCACTTGTTGCGAACTCTTGTGATtcggagattttttttttatga
- the LOC131688622 gene encoding protein ILRUN — protein sequence MEDSQNMDDIEQNFLTQFSSMVTTDKDDLIKQFQTIGENLNYSTATFFLDMSNWNLQTAVGCYFDFMAFSRLPSMRLINDLTIGKDENITPSTPLGGGLQQIFMLRDL from the exons ATGGAGGACAGCCAGAATATGGATGAtattgaacaaaattttttaACACAATTTAGTT CTATGGTTACGACTGATAAAGATGACCTTATCAAACAGTTTCAAACAATTGGcgaaaatttgaattattcCACTGCGACATTTTTCTTGGATATGAGTAATTG GAATCTTCAGACGGCAGTAGGATGTTATTTTGATTTCATGGCATTTTCAAGGCTACCTTCAATGAGACTCATCAATGACCTCACCATTGGAAAGGATGAGAATATCACTCCTAGTACACC GCTTGGCGGTGGACTCCAGCAAATTTTTATGCTTAGGGATTTGTAG